In the genome of Nitrospirota bacterium, the window CCCCGGTTTTCATCTCCCCTCGAGGCCGGTCATGTACTCGCCATCGAGCCCAAATTCGTCTTCCCGGGCCAAGGGACCGTCGGGATAGAAAACACCTATGCCCTTACCCCGGAAGGCGTCGAACGGCTCACCGATCTTCCCGATGCTATAGTGTACCTGTAGACTGAATGAGCCCTCCGGGGCCCTGCGCGATGCGCCTCTACATGATCGGGATCACGGCATATCCCATGCTCTGGTAACCGATGAGGGAGATAAAGGTGTTGCCGACCACCTTGATCCCGGGCAGCAGTGAACTGTTATCGACCTCGAAAAGCCGCGTCGCTATGGAGCAGGCCTCGAATTTTACCCCCATCCCTTTCAGCTCGCTCACCAGCTTCCCGAGCTTCTCGAGGGATTCCCGCTTCTGTCCTTCGATGGGTTCTGCGTCCTTCGTCACGAGCCCGACAGAGACTCCCCTGAAGGCGACGATGATATCGGGCTGTACCTTTTGTCTCTTGAGCCCCTGGTAGGTCTCTTTGATAACACTGAGATACAGAACGAGCCTGTCGGGGTCTCCGGTGTTGATATCGAAGATCGCCTTTCCAGTCCTGAGCCCTTTAAGGGCATCCCTGTCGTCGTGCTGAGCGGCTCCGGCGCCGCCAGCAAAGCCGAGAGCGATTACTACTATTGCCGCGATGATAGCTGAAAATTCCTTTACCTTCATACTGCCTCCATACCGCTTTATTAAAACGAACGCTCGTTCGCTTCTGCGATCAATAAAATGCTTAGTCATGCGCAATCCCTCTCCAGCCGCAGCTCCAGACCTCCTCCAGATGCTGCTTGAGGGGCGGAGCGATAATGCCGTCCATATAGAGGTGAATCATGCGAATAGCCCCGCCGAAGAGGCCGGCAGCAGCAACCAGGGGATCCATCGGGCGTATCTCTCCCGATGCCATGCCCTCCTTCACGATATCTTTCATCAGCTCGAAAGGCCGGGAAGAGCAGATGGGCGGCTCATCCGGCATGAACTCGCGGTGCCGCGCATAGAGGATGAAGTGCATCATTTCGGGGTCGTCCTCAGCCATCTCGAAGAGGAGCTGGATCACCGCCTGGCTCCGGTCCCGGGCGGTCGAGAGTTCTTTCATGACCACCGCCACCGCCTCGGCCATGCGCGCCACCAGGTCATCGTAGATCGCCTTGGCGATCGCTTCCTTACCGCTGAAATAGTGGTAGATAGCGCCGATACTGATATCGGCCGCCTTCCTGATATCGTGTATGGAGGTGTTGAAATACCCTCTCTCGGCAAACAGCCTGAGGGCGGTCCTCACGATCAGTGAGCGGATATCGACGGAGCGTGCGGCTGTCCTTTCCTTCATGGTCTCGGCCTCAATTCAGAACGAATGTTCGTTTTATTGTAAGGAAAGTTGGGGCTCCTGTCAAGGAGAGAGATCGCTGCTGTCGGAAAGGGCAACACGGCAACCCGTGACATAGCGGCAATCTCAACAAATTCAAGGTATGCATAGCGAATAAAACAACATCCCGGCCGTATGGCGTAACAGTATCCGACATTTTGTCGGAAAACTTTATACTTCCAGGGCGCAGCCTTTCTGCTGAATGCTGATCTATTCATATATTCCAGATACTTATCGAGTGGCATGCATTGTGCAAACGCAAGCAAAGCGCGCTTCGAAATCCATAACTTAAGCGAAGGGAGGATGTATGCGGATAGGCAAAGCAGTTCTCGTGCTCCTCGTAGTATCTCTGCTCGTTCCCGGAATGCTCCATGCAGCACGTATCGGCCTCTATGTTGACGCGGCTCCGAACATGTACGGTGCTCCCGGCTACCAATCCTGGTGGAGCAACGCGCAAAAGACGGCTGCTGCAGGGACATTCATCAACATGGCGAACAGCGCCAGCAGCAGCAATATCGGCACCACCAATTTCGATATCCGCGATGCGGTGGTCTACAACTTCGGAGACCTCGGGAAACGCCTCCACTTTACGTATTGGATCCCGGGACAGACCGTGGCGCAGCTCCAAGGGACAGAACGGTTCAAGGTGAGCCTTTCTTATACCTGGAACGGGGCCAGCCACGACTTTTACGATGAAGCGTTCGGATCGACATGGCTGGAGCCTGCATCATGGAAAGACCTGGATGCGGACGGTAACGGCAGCATCGATGGCGTTGTCGGCACCGCGGGGTTCGCCTGGTGGGGGGCGTACAACACGAATACACCCGAAGAGCTGGCCGAGAACCTGGATGACTGGAGCGCATACCAGGGCGATATAGCGTTCGGTGCGCTCTTTGACGGGAAAGAATATGTCCTGGCGGCCCACCACGTACTGCCGACACCCCAGGCCCCTGTCCCCGAACCCTCGACATTGGCGCTTCTGGCCGCAGGCCTGGCAGGAGTTGCAGCGTTCAGAAAAAAGCTCAGAAAGTAGCCCGAAGCCTTTCCCTGCATGCCGGGAGCGGTATCCTGCCCGTACGGGCAGGATACCGCTCCTTTCATTGTGGCTGCCGGGTGGCTGCCGGCGCTGCCTCTATGGATTACTGGTAAAATTTAAGAAGAGGACGGGAGCGCCCGGTAAGGGTCGCATAAGGGCCACATTAATGGATAGTTCCGGGGGGATCGGGAGGAGACGGGATGTTTCTTAAGGTCGGACATCGCGGAGCAAAGGCCTATGAGACCGAGAATACCCTCGCCAGCTTTCAGAGGGCGATCGAGCTGGGCGCGAATGCCGTCGAGCTCGATGTGCGGAAGACGAAGGACGGCAAGCTCGTCGTTATCCATGACGATACCCTGAAGAGGGTCTTCGGCGAAGATATCTCTGTCAGCCAGGCGACCTTGAAGAAGCTGAAGCAGGTCACCGACGGCAGGCTCCCTGCGCTCGATGAGGCGCTGCGCTTCATCGACGGCAAGGTCGAGAAGATCCTGGTGGAGTTGAAGGAGATCGGGGACGAAAAGAAGGTCCTCGAGACCGTCACGAAAGAGGGGCTGCAGGACCGGGTGATCGTCGTCTCGTTCCACGAGGATGCGCTGTGGGAAGTAAGGGGTTTGAACAGGACGATAGAGACCGGCCTGATCTATGCAAAGCACAAGAGTCCGGTAGCCGCGGCGCTCAAGCTCGACGCCCGGTATATCGTGCCGCTCTATAGAATCGCGCACACCAGAACGATCGAGGACGCCCACAGCCATAATCTCAAGGTAGTCGTCTGGACCATCAACACGAAGAAGGAGGTCGCAGCCTGTAAAGCCAAAGGTGTCGACGGTATCGCCAGCGACAAGCCTGACATACTCTAAGCTCTTCGCATGCCCTCCATGTGATATCATTTCCATTATGCTGCAAGAATGAAAGGAGCGCATCATATGAGACTATGTTTAACAGTGGTAGCATTTTTTTTGTTGTTCACGTCCTATGCCGGAGCCGCCGACAAGATACCGGACGACGCTGGCCCGGGGACCATCTCGGTTACCGGGACCGCCGCCGCTTACCATGCTCCTGATACAGCGACGGTGGTGCTCGCCGTCGAGACGACCGCCTCGTCCGTGCCTGAAGGGATCAAGGCCAATGCAAAGAAAGCGGAGGCCGTGATGAACGCGCTGAAGGGCCTCGTCAGGAAGGACGCGGGCGACTCGGTGAAGACCTCTCACTATTCCCTACAGCCCCTCTATGATTACGATACCCGGCAGCGGAAGAACGAGCTTACCGGCTATCGCATAACCAACCAGATAACCGTGAGGACCCGAGATACCGCCCTTGCGGGAGCGCTCGTCGATAGCGCGATAAAGAGCGGAGCGAATCGAGTCGACAGCGTCAGCTTTTCGCTCGAGAACGAGGAGAAGCACTGCAGGGATATCCTCGTGAGGGCCGTCGAACAGGCGCGGAAAGAGGCGGCGATCGTGGCGGAAGCCCTGGGCGTTATCATCACCGGCGTAAAGAGCGCTGCCCCCGAATGCGGCGTGCGCGGCATCCAGCCGGTGCTCCGCCGCGAGATGGCCCTGGCGCAGAAAGCGGCGAGCGATACCGCAACGCCGGTTGAGGCAGGCGATATCGAGGTGCAGGGCATCGTGAACATAGCCTTTCTCATCGGTAAATAGCGTGATGGGGAGCCCGACGTCCGCCGTCGTTTTAGTTCTATAATAGAGAGTGGCCAAGAGACAGTCGTGTCGAATTATTCTCTTTAACAAGCCCTTCCACGTGCTCTGCCAGTTCACGGATAAGGCGGGACGCGCCACACTTAGCGACTACATCTCTTTCCCCGATGTCTATGCCGCCGGCCGCCTCGACTTCGACAGCGAGGGGTTGGTAGTCCTGACCAACGACGGCGCTCTCCAGCACCTTATCTCCGATCCCCGCCACAAACTTTCCAAAACGTACCTGGTGCAGGTGGAAGGACTGCCCGATCAGCGGTCGATCGAGCGGCTCAGGAAAGGGGTGCTCCTGAGAGACGGAATGACAAAACCTGCAGAGGTGGCGCTCATCGATGAGCCTCCCGGCCTCTGGCCCCGCATACCCCCGATCCGTTTC includes:
- a CDS encoding PEP-CTERM sorting domain-containing protein, translated to MRIGKAVLVLLVVSLLVPGMLHAARIGLYVDAAPNMYGAPGYQSWWSNAQKTAAAGTFINMANSASSSNIGTTNFDIRDAVVYNFGDLGKRLHFTYWIPGQTVAQLQGTERFKVSLSYTWNGASHDFYDEAFGSTWLEPASWKDLDADGNGSIDGVVGTAGFAWWGAYNTNTPEELAENLDDWSAYQGDIAFGALFDGKEYVLAAHHVLPTPQAPVPEPSTLALLAAGLAGVAAFRKKLRK
- a CDS encoding DsrE family protein, with the translated sequence MKVKEFSAIIAAIVVIALGFAGGAGAAQHDDRDALKGLRTGKAIFDINTGDPDRLVLYLSVIKETYQGLKRQKVQPDIIVAFRGVSVGLVTKDAEPIEGQKRESLEKLGKLVSELKGMGVKFEACSIATRLFEVDNSSLLPGIKVVGNTFISLIGYQSMGYAVIPIM
- a CDS encoding glycerophosphodiester phosphodiesterase, whose product is MFLKVGHRGAKAYETENTLASFQRAIELGANAVELDVRKTKDGKLVVIHDDTLKRVFGEDISVSQATLKKLKQVTDGRLPALDEALRFIDGKVEKILVELKEIGDEKKVLETVTKEGLQDRVIVVSFHEDALWEVRGLNRTIETGLIYAKHKSPVAAALKLDARYIVPLYRIAHTRTIEDAHSHNLKVVVWTINTKKEVAACKAKGVDGIASDKPDIL
- a CDS encoding SIMPL domain-containing protein (The SIMPL domain is named for its presence in mouse protein SIMPL (signalling molecule that associates with mouse pelle-like kinase). Bacterial member BP26, from Brucella, was shown to assemble into a channel-like structure, while YggE from E. coli has been associated with resistance to oxidative stress.), which encodes MRLCLTVVAFFLLFTSYAGAADKIPDDAGPGTISVTGTAAAYHAPDTATVVLAVETTASSVPEGIKANAKKAEAVMNALKGLVRKDAGDSVKTSHYSLQPLYDYDTRQRKNELTGYRITNQITVRTRDTALAGALVDSAIKSGANRVDSVSFSLENEEKHCRDILVRAVEQARKEAAIVAEALGVIITGVKSAAPECGVRGIQPVLRREMALAQKAASDTATPVEAGDIEVQGIVNIAFLIGK
- a CDS encoding pseudouridine synthase, whose protein sequence is MAKRQSCRIILFNKPFHVLCQFTDKAGRATLSDYISFPDVYAAGRLDFDSEGLVVLTNDGALQHLISDPRHKLSKTYLVQVEGLPDQRSIERLRKGVLLRDGMTKPAEVALIDEPPGLWPRIPPIRFRKNIPTAWLRMSITEGRNRQVRRMTAAAGYPTLRLIRTAVGLWEIGMLRPGEWKEVACPSDVEASARRRAPRP
- a CDS encoding TetR/AcrR family transcriptional regulator, whose protein sequence is MKERTAARSVDIRSLIVRTALRLFAERGYFNTSIHDIRKAADISIGAIYHYFSGKEAIAKAIYDDLVARMAEAVAVVMKELSTARDRSQAVIQLLFEMAEDDPEMMHFILYARHREFMPDEPPICSSRPFELMKDIVKEGMASGEIRPMDPLVAAAGLFGGAIRMIHLYMDGIIAPPLKQHLEEVWSCGWRGIAHD